The following coding sequences are from one Paenibacillus tundrae window:
- a CDS encoding U32 family peptidase has translation MKTATIRREDVELLAPAGDWDCMRSAVANGADAIFFGVEKFNARARANNFRMDELPEIMAFLHSYGVKGFLTFNILIFENELADAKELIDACVDAGVDAVIVQDLGLVKLIREISPDFPIHGSTQMTITSPEAVEFTKPFDMERVVLGRENNLKQIQKIGEQAKLPMEVFVHGALCVSYSGQCLTSEMWGGRSANRGECAQACRLPYDLMVDGEHKPMGDVAYLLSPKDLAAIDLMPELIEAGVTSFKIEGRLKTPEYVANVVSKYRKAIDRYFDGDNTPPSKEEVRELQQSFSRGFTHGFLDGTNNKQLVDGTFPKSRGVYLGRVDQVLRDGVVLKLDAPVKRGDGIVFDAGDPTQKEEGGRVYDVRRKGVKLEGEAGEGWVVDIVPGRSDVDLRRVKVGDKVWKTNDPALDKRLRQSFETDKPYRVFPVNVKVIGSPGQPLSTWWTDVQKGTTVRVDSEMELDIAQKRPMTYELLEEQFGRLGGTVFQLEQLDVNLHGDIIIPMRELNNIRRQAVEQLAGERPKPPVYVKRAVDVYGDTVKPASPVARGQAELTALCRSLPQVEAALEAGIEMIYADFEFIKQFPAAVEAVRTAGRKIALVTPRIHMPGENGYHNNILRLQPDAVLVRNTGALYFYLRHRMENPDAKHPELIGDFSLNIANHKAVELFLEAGCDAVTPSYDLNIQQMVDLLGRSRTDKMEVVIHQHLPMFHTEHCVYCTFMSEGTDYTNCGRPCEDSRASLQDRIGMSHPVRVDEGCRNTVYNAVEQSGAEYLANFMDLGVSRYRVEFLEETPEQVREVIDLYNRALRGEISGTQVWKTLKATNQLGVTRGQLVK, from the coding sequence ATGAAAACAGCAACAATACGAAGAGAAGATGTCGAGCTTCTGGCACCCGCAGGTGACTGGGATTGTATGCGTTCGGCGGTAGCCAACGGCGCAGATGCTATTTTCTTCGGAGTCGAAAAATTTAATGCACGCGCTCGCGCAAACAATTTCCGTATGGACGAGTTGCCAGAGATTATGGCGTTTTTGCACAGTTACGGCGTAAAAGGTTTTTTGACCTTTAATATATTGATTTTCGAAAATGAATTGGCAGATGCCAAAGAACTCATCGATGCTTGTGTGGATGCTGGCGTAGATGCGGTAATTGTACAGGATCTTGGTTTGGTCAAGTTGATCCGCGAAATCTCGCCGGACTTCCCAATTCACGGTTCAACGCAAATGACGATCACATCCCCGGAAGCGGTGGAATTTACGAAGCCGTTTGATATGGAACGTGTCGTACTCGGACGTGAGAACAACTTGAAGCAGATCCAGAAGATCGGAGAGCAGGCAAAATTGCCGATGGAAGTGTTTGTCCATGGTGCGCTCTGTGTATCCTATTCGGGTCAATGTCTTACTTCTGAAATGTGGGGTGGACGTTCTGCGAACCGCGGGGAATGTGCACAGGCCTGCCGTTTGCCTTACGATCTGATGGTCGATGGTGAGCACAAACCGATGGGCGATGTGGCATATCTGCTGTCTCCTAAGGATCTGGCTGCGATTGACTTGATGCCTGAATTGATTGAAGCAGGTGTAACTTCTTTCAAAATTGAAGGACGTCTCAAAACGCCTGAATATGTGGCGAATGTGGTAAGTAAATATCGCAAAGCGATTGACCGGTACTTTGACGGAGATAACACACCGCCTAGTAAGGAAGAAGTTCGTGAACTGCAACAGAGTTTCTCTCGTGGATTCACACACGGCTTCCTTGATGGTACGAACAACAAGCAACTCGTAGACGGTACATTCCCGAAAAGCCGTGGCGTCTATCTTGGACGTGTGGATCAGGTGCTGCGTGATGGCGTCGTTCTGAAGCTCGATGCACCGGTGAAGCGTGGAGACGGAATTGTATTTGATGCCGGAGATCCAACGCAGAAGGAAGAAGGCGGACGTGTATACGATGTACGTCGTAAAGGCGTGAAACTCGAAGGAGAAGCTGGAGAGGGCTGGGTTGTGGACATCGTGCCAGGCCGTAGTGATGTGGATCTGCGCCGTGTGAAGGTTGGCGACAAAGTATGGAAAACGAATGACCCCGCGCTGGATAAACGTCTGCGTCAGTCATTTGAGACGGATAAGCCATACCGTGTGTTCCCGGTAAACGTCAAAGTGATCGGCAGCCCGGGACAGCCGCTCAGTACGTGGTGGACAGATGTGCAGAAGGGCACAACAGTCCGTGTAGATTCCGAGATGGAACTGGATATCGCTCAGAAACGTCCAATGACATACGAGTTGCTCGAAGAGCAGTTTGGACGTTTGGGTGGTACGGTGTTCCAACTGGAGCAGTTGGATGTCAATCTGCATGGTGACATCATCATCCCTATGCGCGAGTTGAACAATATTCGCCGTCAGGCGGTTGAACAGCTCGCAGGTGAGCGTCCTAAACCGCCTGTCTACGTGAAACGTGCGGTGGACGTATACGGCGATACGGTTAAACCAGCTTCGCCAGTTGCTCGCGGTCAAGCAGAACTGACTGCGCTCTGCCGTAGTCTGCCGCAAGTAGAGGCAGCGCTGGAAGCGGGCATTGAGATGATCTACGCTGATTTCGAGTTCATTAAACAGTTCCCGGCTGCTGTAGAGGCTGTTCGGACGGCTGGGCGCAAAATTGCACTGGTAACTCCGCGTATTCATATGCCTGGCGAGAACGGATACCACAACAACATCCTACGTCTCCAGCCAGATGCGGTACTGGTACGTAACACGGGTGCCCTTTATTTCTATCTCCGTCATCGGATGGAGAACCCGGATGCGAAGCACCCGGAATTGATCGGTGATTTCTCATTGAACATTGCGAATCACAAGGCTGTTGAATTGTTCTTGGAAGCAGGTTGTGATGCGGTCACTCCTTCATATGACCTGAACATTCAGCAAATGGTTGACCTGCTGGGGCGCTCGCGGACGGACAAGATGGAAGTGGTTATTCATCAGCATCTGCCGATGTTCCATACAGAACACTGCGTGTATTGTACGTTTATGAGTGAAGGCACGGACTATACGAACTGTGGACGTCCATGTGAAGATTCCCGCGCATCTCTGCAGGATCGGATCGGTATGTCTCACCCCGTACGCGTGGATGAAGGTTGCCGTAATACCGTTTATAACGCAGTAGAGCAATCTGGTGCTGAATATCTAGCCAACTTCATGGATCTGGGCGTATCCCGTTACCGTGTAGAATTCCTAGAAGAAACACCTGAACAAGTACGTGAAGTTATTGATCTGTACAACCGTGCACTGCGCGGTGAGATCAGCGGTACGCAAGTTTGGAAAACGCTAAAAGCAACGAACCAACTCGGCGTAACGCGTGGTCAATTGGTGAAATAA
- a CDS encoding stalk domain-containing protein — protein sequence MERGRMDGMKKSFLRVLSTGMLAGVLTFALAMPVWASEDSITNEMRIQAGSTQAYINGSKQTIAKPYKSNGVTMVPVGVFKKAFGSEIRLESNDVVKIKEGAHTVTITIDSPIAWVDGVKKDMGASPKMVNGVLMVPLRVVAAGIGATLAPTSSGEIVIRLAQTEPPADGDEDDIDVDADKTRIGNSYYGWSINYPEDMITLQSEEQERMMSFGPVDESYYLQVYVTDQNAALDADDLLQQLLQEAKQAEDVVLDRQAVNQTNTPYARIVVKDKDGMFWEIRQYFHEDRVYTIYFADYDAVYYKDLDQHAALLNSFQPTYDQSDDSIKDLSTVIEGMRYVHNGDYGIELNVPAGWSMDNNELSYQAKDGAYLEMTVSSTPKGATVQQWSEQLDKWMREAFTLDNYEPIRSYSMDMSGETAKVQEFRYNFGDGWQTEYNVLLQKGDYRYYVEYSFPEDQKQDRAWFERIVESIYIDFDIVADNFGQLEEDYYLIDKTKQRTRTSKRYQYSVDIPRYWTPYNDQFEQSPVAYTFTGGEFSIAADEEKTLEMTVSQLKEGYTRASQTRKNFKLMNSEKITFAGVPAFSFTYQDVEKNVPYTGRQIVFEKNGITYTITSGLNDANRTEVQVAILEKVMNSFTFIK from the coding sequence ATGGAGAGAGGACGAATGGACGGAATGAAGAAGTCATTTTTACGTGTGCTGAGCACAGGCATGTTGGCTGGGGTGCTAACTTTTGCCTTAGCTATGCCAGTATGGGCATCCGAAGATAGCATTACAAACGAAATGCGAATTCAAGCAGGAAGCACTCAAGCTTATATCAATGGAAGCAAACAAACCATTGCGAAGCCTTATAAGAGCAATGGCGTGACCATGGTGCCTGTCGGCGTTTTTAAGAAGGCTTTTGGCAGTGAAATTCGTTTGGAGAGTAACGATGTTGTCAAAATTAAGGAAGGTGCACATACGGTAACGATCACAATTGATAGTCCGATTGCCTGGGTGGATGGCGTTAAGAAAGACATGGGTGCATCGCCTAAAATGGTGAATGGTGTGCTTATGGTTCCGCTTCGCGTAGTGGCAGCAGGTATCGGCGCAACACTTGCTCCAACATCTTCCGGAGAAATCGTCATTCGTTTAGCGCAAACGGAACCGCCGGCGGATGGGGACGAGGATGACATTGATGTGGATGCAGATAAAACGAGAATCGGCAATAGTTATTATGGCTGGTCGATCAACTACCCAGAAGATATGATCACGTTGCAATCGGAAGAGCAGGAACGCATGATGTCATTTGGCCCTGTGGATGAAAGTTATTATCTACAGGTGTATGTCACCGATCAGAATGCTGCACTTGATGCTGATGATCTGTTACAACAGCTTCTACAGGAAGCCAAACAAGCGGAAGACGTCGTGCTGGATCGCCAAGCAGTCAACCAAACTAACACGCCATATGCCCGGATTGTTGTGAAAGATAAGGACGGGATGTTCTGGGAGATTCGTCAATACTTCCATGAAGATCGTGTCTATACGATCTATTTTGCAGATTATGATGCAGTCTATTACAAGGATCTTGATCAACACGCAGCATTACTGAACTCATTCCAACCTACCTATGATCAGTCAGACGATTCCATCAAAGATCTATCTACAGTCATTGAAGGGATGCGTTACGTCCACAATGGTGATTATGGCATTGAGCTGAATGTGCCGGCAGGGTGGTCGATGGACAATAACGAGCTGTCCTACCAAGCGAAGGATGGAGCTTACTTAGAAATGACTGTTTCATCTACGCCTAAAGGAGCTACCGTTCAACAATGGAGCGAACAACTGGACAAGTGGATGCGTGAGGCATTCACGCTAGATAACTATGAGCCTATCCGATCCTATTCGATGGATATGTCTGGTGAGACGGCAAAGGTTCAGGAGTTCCGTTATAACTTTGGCGATGGATGGCAGACAGAGTACAATGTACTGTTGCAGAAGGGCGATTATCGTTATTATGTTGAATATTCGTTCCCGGAAGATCAGAAGCAAGATCGAGCATGGTTTGAACGCATTGTTGAGAGTATCTATATTGATTTTGATATTGTTGCTGATAACTTCGGTCAATTGGAAGAGGATTATTATTTGATAGACAAAACGAAGCAACGTACACGGACATCCAAACGTTATCAGTACAGTGTTGATATTCCGCGCTATTGGACGCCGTATAATGATCAGTTTGAACAATCTCCAGTGGCATACACCTTCACAGGCGGAGAGTTCTCTATTGCGGCAGACGAAGAGAAGACCCTTGAGATGACAGTCAGTCAGCTGAAAGAAGGATATACGCGAGCAAGCCAAACCCGCAAGAACTTCAAGCTGATGAATAGCGAGAAGATCACATTTGCAGGTGTGCCTGCATTCTCCTTTACGTACCAAGATGTGGAGAAGAATGTACCATATACCGGTCGTCAGATTGTATTCGAGAAGAATGGAATCACATATACGATCACGAGTGGGCTAAACGATGCGAATCGAACGGAAGTTCAGGTAGCCATTTTGGAAAAAGTAATGAACTCATTTACATTTATAAAATAG
- a CDS encoding S1C family serine protease, with product MNGLGRKSIAMMMAMVLSISLATTAGAAESTAAAGMKAKVVDGQVYVSSADLVKALGGSGQYDAMTGTYLYKGNEMIPKIIERVSPSVVSIIGKASDEHGDVSSDEYDLAHGTGVIIRSNGWIVTNAHVVDDLDTPLVVTSDGNTYNITKTYSDPISDIALIKINAKSLKPATFAKAPKTSVGETVIAIGTPVTFALRNTATVGVISGLNREVEEANYRLIQTDAAINPGNSGGPLFNMKGEVIGINSMKYTEIGIDNTGFSIPVETVQYVIDQYFKYGKVKRASLGLLLEESWSSVVGMPTDEPLTVNGVFSEVAKKAKIQEGDLLYSIAGTRVSSRADINELLKAYLPGQKVKLMMQSDGDIVIRTLVLGDRADFEAEIEAFLTEDEDQ from the coding sequence ATGAACGGGTTAGGGAGAAAAAGTATAGCAATGATGATGGCGATGGTGCTTTCCATCAGCTTGGCAACAACGGCAGGAGCAGCGGAGTCTACGGCAGCGGCTGGCATGAAAGCCAAAGTGGTGGATGGACAAGTGTATGTCAGTTCTGCGGACTTGGTTAAGGCTCTAGGGGGAAGCGGGCAATATGATGCTATGACAGGCACCTACCTTTATAAAGGAAATGAGATGATCCCCAAAATCATTGAAAGGGTGTCTCCATCCGTTGTGAGCATTATTGGAAAAGCAAGTGACGAACATGGCGACGTATCCTCGGATGAATATGATCTTGCGCATGGGACAGGCGTGATTATCCGCTCGAATGGATGGATTGTAACGAATGCACATGTGGTTGATGATTTAGATACTCCACTCGTTGTAACGTCGGATGGGAATACATACAACATTACCAAAACGTATAGTGATCCAATCAGTGATATTGCACTCATTAAAATTAATGCCAAATCGCTCAAACCGGCAACATTCGCCAAAGCGCCAAAGACGTCTGTCGGAGAGACGGTAATTGCGATCGGGACACCAGTTACATTTGCCTTGCGGAACACAGCAACGGTTGGTGTAATTAGTGGACTTAACCGCGAAGTGGAAGAAGCGAACTATCGTTTAATCCAGACCGATGCAGCCATTAATCCAGGAAACAGCGGGGGTCCATTGTTCAATATGAAGGGCGAAGTTATCGGTATTAACTCTATGAAATATACAGAAATCGGCATAGATAATACGGGATTCTCGATCCCGGTGGAGACGGTGCAATATGTGATCGATCAGTATTTCAAATACGGTAAGGTGAAACGGGCAAGTCTTGGTTTACTGCTGGAAGAAAGCTGGTCAAGTGTCGTAGGAATGCCTACGGATGAACCTTTAACGGTAAATGGCGTGTTCTCTGAAGTAGCGAAGAAAGCCAAAATTCAAGAGGGTGACCTTTTGTATAGCATCGCAGGCACACGTGTATCTTCGAGGGCTGATATCAATGAACTGCTCAAAGCGTATTTGCCAGGACAAAAAGTGAAACTGATGATGCAATCGGATGGTGACATCGTTATACGCACGTTGGTACTTGGAGATCGAGCAGATTTCGAGGCTGAGATCGAAGCGTTTCTAACAGAGGATGAAGATCAATAA
- the uvrA gene encoding excinuclease ABC subunit UvrA — protein MASENIVIKGARAHNLKNIDITIPRDRFVVLTGLSGSGKSSLAFDTIYAEGQRRYVESLSAYARQFLGQMEKPDVDSIEGLSPAISIDQKTTSRNPRSTVGTVTEIYDYLRLLFARVGHPHCPDHGVEITSQTVEQMVDRVMQYPERTRLQILAPIISGRKGEHKSVFADISKQGFVRVRVNGEMRELSEDIQLEKNKKHTIEVVVDRVVIKEDVQSRLADSIETALNLSGGQLLVDIIGEEELRFSSNFACPVCGFSIEELAPRMFSFNSPFGACPECDGLGVKMIVDPDLLVPDRSKTIEEGAFDAWTGGTSTYYPQFLKSVCEHFNIPQDVPVEDLPADQMNKLLLGTGTEKIRFRYENDFGQRKEALVTFEGIVNNLERRYRETASEGIREFIEGYMSAKPCGKCKGHRLKRESLAVTINDHNMAYVTSLSIGEAGKFFETLQLSEKERAIANLILKEINSRLGFLVNVGLDYLTLSRAAGTLSGGEAQRIRLATQIGSSLMGVLYILDEPSIGLHQRDNDRLISTLAHMRDIGNTLIVVEHDEDTMMAADYIIDIGPGAGIHGGTVMSQGTPEEIMNDENSLTGQYLSGRKFIPIRAERRSVGDRWLEVRGAKENNLKNLNVKIPVGVFTAVTGVSGSGKSTLINEILYKTLARDLNRARVRPGQHKEIRGLEHIDKVIDIDQSPIGRTPRSNAATYTGVFDDIRDLFAQTNEAKMRGYKKGRFSFNIKGGRCEACRGDGIIKIEMHFLPDVYVPCEVCKGKRYNRETLEVKYKSKNIADVLEMTVEDATQFFENIPKIHRKMQTLLDVGLGYINLGQPATTLSGGEAQRVKLASELYRRSTGKTIYILDEPTTGLHVDDIDRLLNVLHRLVDSGETVLVIEHNLDVIKTADYIVDLGPEGGSGGGTIVATGTPEDIIEVEASYTGKYLKPVLVRDTERSKMLQLTE, from the coding sequence TTGGCTAGCGAGAATATTGTCATCAAAGGTGCACGTGCACACAACCTAAAGAACATTGATATTACCATTCCGCGTGACCGTTTTGTTGTATTGACGGGTCTGAGCGGCTCAGGCAAGTCCTCGCTGGCTTTTGATACGATCTATGCAGAAGGTCAGCGGCGATATGTAGAGTCATTATCCGCTTATGCACGGCAGTTTCTAGGACAAATGGAGAAACCGGATGTGGATTCCATTGAAGGTCTCTCTCCAGCGATCTCAATTGACCAGAAAACGACTAGCCGTAATCCACGTTCAACCGTGGGAACGGTAACCGAGATTTATGACTATTTACGTCTATTATTTGCACGTGTAGGACATCCCCACTGCCCGGATCACGGTGTAGAAATTACATCGCAGACGGTAGAGCAGATGGTCGATCGTGTCATGCAGTATCCGGAAAGAACTCGATTGCAGATTTTGGCACCGATTATCTCTGGACGCAAAGGCGAGCATAAGAGTGTATTTGCCGATATATCCAAACAAGGATTTGTCCGTGTGCGTGTAAATGGTGAGATGCGTGAACTGTCTGAAGATATCCAGTTGGAGAAAAATAAGAAACACACGATTGAAGTTGTCGTTGACCGGGTTGTCATCAAGGAGGATGTCCAGTCACGTCTTGCAGACTCCATTGAAACGGCACTGAATCTGTCCGGTGGACAATTGCTCGTTGATATCATCGGAGAGGAAGAACTCCGTTTCAGTTCTAATTTTGCATGTCCGGTGTGTGGATTCAGCATTGAAGAGCTCGCGCCGCGAATGTTCTCTTTCAACAGCCCCTTTGGAGCTTGCCCTGAATGTGATGGACTTGGTGTGAAAATGATCGTTGACCCGGATCTGCTAGTACCTGACCGGAGTAAAACGATTGAAGAGGGCGCATTTGATGCTTGGACAGGAGGAACGTCAACGTACTATCCTCAGTTCTTGAAATCAGTATGTGAACACTTCAACATCCCGCAGGATGTACCTGTTGAAGATCTTCCAGCCGATCAGATGAACAAGTTGCTGCTGGGTACAGGTACAGAGAAAATCCGTTTCCGTTATGAGAACGATTTTGGACAACGCAAAGAAGCACTGGTGACCTTTGAGGGTATCGTGAACAATTTGGAGCGCCGTTATCGTGAAACTGCATCTGAGGGCATCCGTGAATTTATTGAAGGTTATATGAGCGCCAAGCCTTGTGGTAAATGTAAAGGACATCGTTTGAAACGTGAAAGTCTTGCAGTCACAATCAATGACCATAACATGGCATATGTAACGAGCCTTTCCATTGGAGAAGCGGGAAAATTCTTCGAAACATTGCAGCTTAGTGAGAAGGAACGTGCTATCGCGAATCTGATTCTCAAAGAAATTAACAGCCGTCTGGGCTTCCTCGTTAATGTCGGTCTGGATTACCTGACTTTGAGCCGTGCTGCTGGAACGTTATCTGGCGGTGAAGCGCAGCGGATCAGATTGGCGACACAGATTGGTTCTAGCCTGATGGGTGTGCTCTATATTCTAGATGAGCCAAGTATCGGTCTGCATCAACGGGATAATGATCGTTTGATCAGTACGCTGGCTCACATGAGAGACATCGGGAATACGTTAATCGTAGTTGAGCATGATGAAGATACGATGATGGCAGCCGACTATATTATTGATATTGGCCCTGGCGCGGGTATCCACGGAGGTACCGTAATGTCACAGGGTACACCAGAAGAGATCATGAATGACGAGAACTCGTTAACGGGTCAATACCTCAGTGGACGGAAGTTCATTCCGATACGTGCGGAACGCCGCAGCGTAGGTGATCGTTGGTTGGAAGTACGCGGCGCCAAAGAAAATAACCTGAAGAACCTGAATGTAAAAATCCCAGTTGGTGTATTCACCGCTGTAACGGGTGTATCTGGATCAGGGAAATCGACATTGATTAATGAAATTTTGTACAAAACATTGGCGCGTGATCTGAATCGTGCTCGTGTACGTCCTGGACAACATAAAGAGATCCGTGGTCTGGAACATATCGATAAAGTCATCGATATTGACCAGTCGCCAATCGGTCGTACACCGCGATCCAATGCGGCTACGTATACCGGAGTGTTCGATGACATTCGGGATTTGTTTGCGCAAACGAACGAAGCTAAGATGCGTGGATACAAAAAGGGTCGTTTCAGTTTCAACATCAAAGGCGGGCGTTGTGAAGCTTGCCGGGGTGATGGAATTATCAAGATTGAGATGCACTTCTTGCCCGACGTATACGTTCCTTGTGAAGTCTGCAAGGGCAAACGTTATAACCGTGAGACGCTCGAAGTGAAGTACAAATCCAAAAACATCGCTGATGTACTTGAAATGACGGTTGAGGATGCAACACAATTCTTCGAGAACATTCCGAAAATCCATCGCAAAATGCAGACACTGCTTGATGTAGGTTTGGGTTATATCAATTTAGGACAACCGGCAACAACCTTGTCCGGTGGTGAAGCTCAACGTGTGAAGCTTGCCTCTGAGCTGTATCGTCGCAGTACAGGCAAGACCATTTATATTCTGGACGAGCCAACGACAGGACTGCATGTCGATGATATCGATCGGTTGCTAAACGTATTGCACCGTTTAGTTGATTCAGGTGAGACCGTGCTGGTTATCGAGCACAATCTGGATGTAATCAAAACAGCCGACTATATTGTTGATCTGGGCCCAGAAGGCGGTAGTGGCGGCGGAACGATCGTGGCAACCGGAACACCAGAGGATATTATAGAAGTAGAGGCATCTTATACGGGTAAGTACCTGAAACCAGTCTTGGTGAGGGATACAGAGCGAAGCAAGATGCTTCAGTTAACGGAATAA
- the uvrB gene encoding excinuclease ABC subunit UvrB, with amino-acid sequence MSDIVMSDKTFEIESEFSPQGDQPAAIEQLVQGVREGKRYQTLLGATGTGKTFTIAQTIAKLQRPTLIIAHNKTLAAQLASEFKEFFPNNMVEYFVSYYDYFQPEAYIPSSDTYIEKDSSINEEIDKLRHAATSSLFERRDVIIVASVSCIYGLGSPSAYSSMLLSLRVGMEKPRNQILSRLVEIQYQRNDINFVRGTFRVRGDVIEIFPASKGEHAIRVELFGDEIEKITEIDVLTGELVGEREHIAIFPASHFVTQEETMRVALVNIERELEERLEVLREQGKLLEAQRLEQRTRYDIEMMKEVGFCSGIENYSGPLTFRERGDTPYTLMDYFPDDMLIVVDESHVTLPQIRAMYNGDQARKTVLVEHGFRLPSALDNRPLKFDEFEEKMNQIIYVSATPGPYEIEHTDTMVQQIIRPTGLLDPIIELRPTKGQIDDLIAEINDRIAKDERVLITTLTKKMSEDLTDYLKEIGIKVRYLHSEIKTLERMSILRDLRLGTFHVLIGINLLREGLDLPEVSLVAILDADKEGFLRSERSLIQTIGRAARNSDGRVILYGDKVTDSMDKAIKETERRREIQMAYNEKHGITPQTIRKKVRDVIEATKVAESKNEYLTGAAEKMSKKERQSLIQRLEVEMKDAAKNLQFERAAELRDALLELRAE; translated from the coding sequence ATGAGCGATATTGTAATGAGCGACAAAACGTTCGAAATCGAGTCTGAGTTTTCTCCCCAAGGTGACCAGCCTGCAGCCATTGAACAATTGGTTCAGGGTGTTCGGGAAGGAAAGAGGTATCAGACACTACTGGGTGCAACCGGTACAGGTAAGACATTTACCATTGCACAGACCATTGCGAAACTTCAACGTCCAACGCTGATTATTGCCCACAATAAAACGTTGGCAGCTCAGCTTGCGAGTGAATTCAAAGAATTCTTTCCTAATAATATGGTTGAGTATTTCGTCAGCTATTATGACTACTTCCAGCCGGAGGCGTACATTCCGTCATCGGATACGTATATCGAGAAGGATTCCAGCATCAATGAAGAGATCGACAAACTGCGTCACGCAGCGACCAGTTCATTATTTGAACGTAGAGATGTCATCATTGTAGCCAGCGTGTCCTGCATTTATGGTTTGGGTTCGCCGTCTGCTTACTCCAGCATGTTATTGTCATTGCGGGTAGGTATGGAGAAGCCACGTAATCAGATTTTGTCTCGTTTGGTAGAAATACAGTATCAGCGGAATGATATCAACTTTGTAAGGGGTACGTTCCGTGTACGTGGTGATGTCATTGAGATCTTCCCAGCCTCTAAGGGTGAACATGCGATTCGGGTCGAGTTGTTTGGGGATGAGATCGAGAAGATTACCGAGATTGATGTATTGACCGGAGAACTTGTAGGAGAACGTGAACATATTGCGATCTTCCCAGCATCTCACTTCGTAACCCAAGAAGAGACGATGCGTGTGGCTTTGGTCAACATCGAACGTGAGCTTGAAGAACGTCTTGAAGTACTTCGTGAACAAGGAAAGTTGTTGGAAGCACAGCGACTGGAACAACGTACACGTTATGATATTGAAATGATGAAGGAAGTGGGTTTCTGTTCAGGAATCGAGAACTATTCCGGACCACTGACCTTCCGTGAACGTGGAGATACGCCGTATACATTGATGGATTATTTTCCAGATGACATGCTGATCGTGGTGGATGAGTCTCACGTAACGTTGCCACAGATCCGCGCAATGTATAACGGTGACCAAGCGAGGAAGACGGTTCTGGTTGAACACGGATTCCGTCTACCGTCTGCGCTTGATAACCGTCCGCTCAAATTCGATGAGTTTGAAGAGAAGATGAATCAGATTATCTATGTATCGGCTACGCCAGGGCCATATGAGATTGAGCATACCGATACGATGGTACAGCAGATTATTCGTCCTACCGGTCTACTTGATCCAATTATCGAGCTACGCCCAACGAAGGGACAGATCGATGACCTGATTGCAGAGATCAATGACCGCATTGCCAAAGACGAACGTGTGTTAATCACGACGTTGACGAAGAAGATGTCTGAGGATCTAACCGACTATCTGAAAGAGATCGGCATTAAGGTTCGATATCTTCACTCCGAGATCAAGACTCTAGAGCGGATGTCGATTCTGCGTGATCTAAGGCTAGGTACGTTCCATGTCTTAATCGGGATCAACTTGCTACGGGAAGGTCTGGATCTACCTGAGGTATCGTTGGTTGCGATTCTGGATGCGGATAAGGAAGGATTCCTTCGTTCAGAGCGTTCACTGATTCAAACCATTGGGCGCGCAGCGCGGAACAGTGATGGTCGAGTTATTCTCTATGGTGATAAAGTGACGGATTCGATGGATAAGGCGATCAAGGAGACGGAACGTCGTCGTGAGATTCAGATGGCCTACAATGAGAAACACGGCATTACACCACAGACGATTCGCAAAAAGGTGCGTGATGTGATTGAGGCAACGAAGGTTGCCGAATCGAAGAACGAATACCTTACTGGCGCTGCAGAGAAGATGTCCAAGAAGGAACGTCAGTCTCTTATACAGCGCCTAGAAGTAGAGATGAAAGACGCAGCGAAAAACTTGCAATTTGAGCGTGCTGCTGAGCTTCGTGACGCATTGTTGGAACTGCGCGCAGAGTAG